From a single Vitis vinifera cultivar Pinot Noir 40024 chromosome 18, ASM3070453v1 genomic region:
- the LOC104882657 gene encoding uncharacterized protein LOC104882657, with protein sequence MKWSPQDAMKAYLHTLQLCKTHFNDQYCTLGTRNLIQPHWMEFISALAAGNQAKLMVQITSDQGITPLTIALAVAAKHTKARFICILHQLQDIEDCKAQLSCYNLKDVVELVHGNPCEVIMGFKNIDFAVIDCKFEDYMRLFKIIDMNPRGSIVVVSNLERRRNGASFGEVIKGRKGVECVTRSIGEGMELTRIGLSCKSQKKRY encoded by the exons ATGAAGTGGTCTCCTCAAGATGCCATGAAGGCTTACTTGCACACTCTTCAACTG tgTAAAACCCACTTCAATGATCAATATTGCACTCTGGGAACCAGAAATCTCATTCAACCCCATTGGATGGAGTTCATATCAGCTTTGGCAGCAGGAAATCAAGCTAAATTAATGGTGCAAATCACCTCAGACCAAGGCATCACCCCATTAACAATTGCACTTGCAGTGGCAGCAAAGCATACGAAAGCTCGATTCATCTGCATTCTTCATCAACTTCAAGATATAGAGGATTGCAAAGCTCAACTTTCTTGCTATAATCTCAAAGATGTGGTTGAGCTTGTACATGGAAATCCTTGTGAGGTGATCATGGGGTTTAAGAACATTGATTTTGCTGTAATTGACTGTAAATTTGAAGATTACATGAGATTGTTTAAGATTATTGATATGAATCCAAGAGGGTCTATAGTAGTAGTGAGCAATCTtgagagaagaagaaatggaGCTAGTTTTGGTGAAGTTATTAAAGGGAGGAAAGGAGTTGAATGTGTGACTCGATCTATTGGAGAAGGAATGGAGTTGACAAGAATTGGATTGAGTTGTAAGTCTCAGAAAAAGAGGTATTAG
- the LOC104882658 gene encoding uncharacterized protein LOC104882658: MKWSPQHAMKAYLHTLQLSKIQYGQDCTLGTTKLIQPQCMEFLSALAAGNQAKVMVQVLSNEGVNPLTIALAVATKYCEGWFICFLDQQEDIENCKAQLSCYDLEDVVEFMHGNPCEVIIKLKKIDFAVIDCKFKDHLRLFQIIDVNPRGSVVVVTNLVRKGNGAGFGEVAREKRGVECVTLSIGEGMELTRIGVTCNHENKRFHVTSEN, translated from the exons ATGAAGTGGTCTCCTCAACATGCCATGAAAGCTTACCTGCATACACTTCAACTG TCTAAGATCCAATATGGTCAAGATTGCACTCTTGGCACAACAAAACTTATTCAACCTCAATGCATGGAGTTCTTATCAGCTTTGGCAGCAGGAAATCAAGCTAAAGTAATGGTACAAGTTCTCTCAAATGAAGGAGTGAACCCATTAACAATTGCACTAGCTGTGGCTACAAAGTATTGCGAAGGTTGGttcatttgttttcttgatCAACAAGAAGACATAGAAAACTGCAAAGCTCAGCTTTCTTGCTATGATCTAGAAGATGTGGTTGAGTTTATGCATGGAAATCCTTGTGAGGTTATCATaaagttaaagaaaattgattttgctGTTATTGACTGTAAATTTAAAGATCACTTGAGATTGTTTCAAATTATTGATGTGAATCCAAGAGGGTCTGTTGTAGTGGTGACTAATCTTGTGAGGAAAGGAAATGGAGCTGGTTTTGGTGAAGTTGCTAGAGAGAAGAGAGGTGTTGAATGTGTGACTCTATCAATAGGAGAAGGAATGGAACTGACAAGGATTGGAGTGACTTGTAACCATGAGAATAAGAGATTTCATGTAACttctgaaaattga